Proteins encoded within one genomic window of Rhizobium favelukesii:
- a CDS encoding LacI family DNA-binding transcriptional regulator, producing MNKRRITSKELAKLAGVSSATISRAFSPDSRIGSATRDRILAVAREYGYQPNAIARSLNNQRSRLVALVVNAIGNPCEAEEQQLLVHRLQARQLLPIILCCADHDDRLQLMRLASTYQVDHVVVFSDMVSMQDAVDIFHTTKPIIVSFEPLENESVSSIRIDGSAAADEIIDKIVADGKRRFAYLSGTKSSWIDKLRRRWFVDALAKRGLTLQAEAFGDYSYDSGFKEAVLLLHRAKVDAIICGNDVMAIGARDAARRVLGKNTPDDIAIVGQDGIAMALWDCNDLTTLSLDHTAFIDAVVELIERHDAEIEGPHSITLTCTARWGSTA from the coding sequence ATGAACAAGCGGCGGATCACCTCGAAGGAACTGGCGAAGCTTGCCGGTGTGTCGTCCGCCACGATTTCGCGGGCTTTTTCGCCGGATTCCAGAATCGGAAGTGCGACCCGTGATCGCATTCTGGCGGTGGCTCGCGAATACGGCTATCAGCCGAATGCAATTGCCCGCTCGCTCAACAATCAGCGCTCACGGCTGGTGGCGCTGGTGGTCAACGCGATCGGCAATCCCTGCGAAGCCGAGGAACAGCAGCTTCTCGTTCATCGACTGCAAGCCCGTCAGCTCCTGCCGATCATTTTGTGCTGCGCCGATCACGACGACAGGCTGCAGCTCATGCGCCTCGCCTCCACCTATCAGGTGGATCATGTCGTCGTCTTCTCCGACATGGTGTCGATGCAGGATGCCGTCGACATCTTCCACACCACGAAGCCGATCATCGTCTCTTTCGAACCGCTTGAAAACGAGAGCGTCTCGAGCATCCGGATCGACGGATCGGCCGCCGCCGACGAGATCATCGACAAGATCGTTGCCGACGGCAAAAGACGCTTCGCCTACCTATCGGGCACGAAATCGAGTTGGATCGACAAGCTGCGGCGCAGGTGGTTCGTCGATGCGCTCGCCAAACGCGGCCTCACGCTGCAGGCGGAAGCGTTCGGCGATTACAGCTACGATTCCGGCTTCAAGGAAGCCGTCCTGCTTCTTCACCGCGCCAAGGTGGACGCAATCATCTGCGGCAATGACGTCATGGCCATCGGCGCGCGGGATGCCGCACGGCGCGTGCTTGGGAAGAACACGCCCGATGATATTGCCATCGTCGGCCAGGATGGCATCGCCATGGCGTTGTGGGACTGCAACGACCTGACGACGCTAAGCCTCGACCATACCGCCTTCATCGATGCCGTCGTGGAACTCATCGAGCGTCACGATGCCGAGATCGAAGGCCCCCATAGCATTACCCTCACCTGCACGGCCCGCTGGGGCTCGACAGCCTGA
- the recX gene encoding recombination regulator RecX, giving the protein MTDDQTPPDTPTARMLSWARNSTIYRLERGMMTERQLFDAIVRKAKQKFKDISEPQLKAVADSAVTFACEHGGLNDATYAEVSARSGVRRGRSKRRIAQNLSQKGVDREVITAALDEADELLAAVVFARKRAFGPFRRGDVDRVGVTKEMAAFARNGFSFDTGRTVLAMNREEAEDVVSARSR; this is encoded by the coding sequence GTGACCGACGATCAGACCCCGCCAGACACCCCGACTGCGCGCATGCTGAGTTGGGCCAGGAACTCGACGATCTATCGGCTTGAGCGCGGAATGATGACCGAAAGACAATTGTTTGATGCCATCGTCAGGAAGGCCAAACAGAAATTTAAGGACATCAGCGAGCCGCAACTCAAGGCAGTTGCGGATTCGGCCGTGACATTCGCCTGCGAGCATGGCGGTCTGAACGACGCGACCTATGCCGAAGTCAGCGCGCGTTCCGGCGTTCGCCGCGGCAGGTCAAAGCGTCGTATCGCGCAAAACCTTTCCCAGAAGGGCGTCGATCGCGAGGTCATCACGGCTGCGCTTGACGAGGCGGATGAACTGCTGGCAGCCGTGGTCTTCGCACGCAAGCGCGCCTTCGGGCCGTTTCGCCGTGGCGATGTCGATCGGGTAGGGGTCACCAAGGAAATGGCGGCATTTGCGCGCAACGGCTTCAGCTTCGACACCGGAAGGACCGTGCTCGCGATGAACCGCGAGGAGGCCGAAGACGTCGTGAGCGCGCGATCTCGTTGA
- a CDS encoding LysR family transcriptional regulator, which translates to MTLPRKLIPDLTTLQSFESAARHGNFTRAALELNLTQSAVSRQIRDLETQLGVLLFERVRQRAILSEAGKRLLPEARRLLHQTEEMMIRAAAGADATATLSIATLPTFGSRWLTPRLAGFLVAHPGSQVDIASRFEPFDFEQENFDLAIHYGQPIWARATCTFLCDEKVVPVASPTLLQSDPVASPAELIHKPLLHLATRPRLWRQWFEHCDIDADPSYRGNRFDQFSMIIEAATMAMGFALLPLYLIEQELSSGKLQIVFDQPMSTENSYYVVTPDGKREHTLGSAFTAWLLSQVSNKGTTEP; encoded by the coding sequence ATGACCCTACCTCGAAAGCTGATACCCGACCTGACGACACTGCAATCATTCGAGTCTGCCGCTCGCCACGGCAACTTCACGCGCGCGGCTCTCGAACTCAACCTGACGCAAAGCGCCGTCAGCCGACAGATCAGGGACTTGGAAACCCAGCTCGGTGTCCTCCTCTTCGAGCGCGTTCGACAACGAGCGATCCTGTCGGAGGCCGGTAAGCGGCTGCTGCCTGAAGCGAGGCGCCTGCTGCACCAGACCGAAGAGATGATGATCCGGGCAGCAGCAGGTGCCGACGCAACGGCGACGCTTTCAATCGCGACCCTGCCGACATTCGGCAGCCGCTGGCTGACGCCACGGCTGGCTGGCTTCTTGGTTGCCCACCCGGGTTCGCAGGTTGACATCGCCTCCCGCTTCGAACCATTCGACTTCGAGCAGGAAAACTTTGATCTCGCCATTCATTACGGTCAGCCCATCTGGGCACGGGCAACCTGCACGTTTTTGTGCGACGAGAAGGTCGTTCCGGTTGCCAGCCCAACCTTGCTGCAGTCGGATCCGGTTGCCAGCCCGGCGGAACTTATACACAAACCGCTCCTGCATCTGGCCACGCGTCCACGGCTCTGGCGCCAGTGGTTTGAACACTGCGACATCGACGCCGATCCCTCATACCGTGGCAACCGGTTCGACCAGTTTTCGATGATCATCGAAGCTGCCACGATGGCGATGGGGTTTGCGCTTCTGCCTCTTTATCTGATCGAACAAGAGCTAAGCTCCGGAAAACTGCAGATCGTCTTCGACCAGCCGATGTCGACCGAGAACAGCTATTATGTGGTGACGCCCGATGGTAAGCGTGAACATACGCTTGGCTCAGCATTCACGGCCTGGCTGCTCTCGCAGGTAAGCAATAAGGGCACGACTGAACCGTGA
- the hglS gene encoding 2-oxoadipate dioxygenase/decarboxylase HglS: MLTKSYVSSCTIRSAFSAAMSAMYRTEVHAYGTLMDIVAKVNAATLAADPVLRHRLEETNSLERVSEERHGAIRLGTAAELAMMRRVFAVMGMFPVGYYDLSEAGVPVHSTAFRPVGDVALKRNPFRVFTSLLRLDLIADEELRAEADAILQKRQIFTAGAIELTEKAERQGGLGDDDAEHFVAEVLETFRWHDQANVGLAMYGRLHDAHRLIADVVSFKGPHINHLTPRTLDIDEVQRLMPEYGIAPKAVVEGPPSRRCAILLRQTSFKALEEAVSFRDASGHWQEGTHTARFGEIESRGIALTPKGRALYDKLLTDSRKVVRPAADGSNAAAYEKALVDAFVLFPDSWAEIRAQGLGYFRYSLTEKGESAVASADASIEQLLLDGLVCFDAIVYEDFLPVSAAGIFQSNLGDEATQEFTASPNQQRFERDLGTPVLNEFDHYAGIEAQSIAECRARLSAAQAAE, translated from the coding sequence ATGCTGACCAAAAGTTACGTCTCCTCCTGTACTATCCGTTCTGCATTTTCTGCGGCCATGTCGGCCATGTATCGGACCGAGGTGCATGCTTACGGCACGCTGATGGACATTGTTGCCAAGGTCAATGCCGCGACGCTTGCCGCCGATCCGGTCCTCAGGCACAGACTAGAAGAAACCAACTCGCTTGAGCGTGTCTCCGAAGAGCGCCATGGTGCCATCCGTCTCGGGACTGCGGCAGAACTTGCGATGATGAGACGCGTCTTTGCGGTCATGGGCATGTTCCCGGTCGGCTACTACGACCTCAGCGAGGCCGGGGTGCCGGTCCACTCTACGGCTTTCCGACCGGTGGGCGATGTCGCCCTGAAGCGCAACCCGTTCCGTGTTTTCACCTCTCTGCTGCGCCTCGACTTGATTGCCGACGAAGAATTGCGCGCTGAAGCCGACGCGATCCTTCAGAAGCGTCAAATCTTCACCGCCGGTGCCATCGAGCTGACCGAAAAGGCCGAGCGCCAGGGTGGACTGGGTGATGACGATGCCGAGCACTTCGTTGCCGAGGTCCTGGAGACGTTTCGCTGGCATGACCAGGCCAATGTTGGCCTCGCCATGTACGGGCGTCTGCATGATGCGCACCGGCTGATTGCCGACGTCGTCTCGTTCAAGGGGCCGCATATCAATCACCTGACGCCGCGCACGCTTGATATCGACGAAGTACAGCGGCTGATGCCGGAATATGGCATTGCGCCGAAGGCGGTCGTCGAAGGTCCGCCGAGCCGTCGCTGCGCAATTCTGTTGCGGCAGACGTCGTTCAAGGCCCTTGAAGAAGCGGTCTCTTTCAGGGATGCAAGCGGTCACTGGCAGGAGGGCACACACACGGCCCGGTTCGGGGAAATCGAAAGCCGCGGCATCGCCCTGACCCCTAAAGGTCGCGCTCTCTACGACAAGCTGCTGACGGACTCGCGCAAAGTGGTTCGTCCGGCCGCTGACGGCTCGAACGCTGCTGCCTACGAGAAGGCGCTTGTCGATGCTTTCGTGCTCTTCCCGGACAGCTGGGCCGAAATCCGCGCACAGGGCCTTGGCTATTTCCGCTATTCTCTGACGGAAAAAGGAGAGAGCGCAGTGGCCTCAGCCGATGCCAGCATCGAGCAACTGTTGTTGGACGGTCTCGTTTGCTTCGACGCGATCGTTTACGAGGATTTCCTACCTGTGAGTGCTGCCGGCATCTTCCAGTCAAACCTCGGCGACGAGGCGACGCAGGAGTTTACCGCAAGCCCCAACCAGCAGCGCTTCGAGCGCGATCTCGGGACGCCTGTTCTCAATGAGTTCGATCATTATGCCGGCATCGAGGCGCAATCGATCGCCGAATGCCGAGCTCGCCTGAGCGCCGCCCAAGCGGCCGAGTGA
- a CDS encoding L-piperidine-6-carboxylate dehydrogenase, with translation MTMAARAVDVAEQAVALLDKIGVDKALYTGGEMASYSPVTGEQLAALKPDTQEAASAKIDKAARAFETWRLVPAPKRGELVRLLGEELRAVKTELGRLVSIEAGKIPSEGLGEVQEMIDICDFAVGLSRQLYGLTIATERPGHRMMETWHPLGVVGVISAFNFPVAVWAWNAALALVCGNAVVWKPSEKTPLTALASQAILQRAIARFGDAPNGLSEVLIGDRAVGAVLVDHPKVPVVSATGSTRMGRDVGPRLARRFARAILELGGNNAGIVCPSADLDMALRAIAFGAMGTAGQRCTTLRRLFVHESVYDQLVPRLKKAYANVSVGNPLESTALVGPLIDKLAFDNMQKALGEAKAHGGVVSGGERVALPYDKAYYAKPALVELPSQIGPVLEETFAPILYVMKYNDFDQVLEDHNAVGAGLSSSIFTLDLREAERFLSADGSDCGIANVNIGTSGAEIGGAFGGEKETGGGRESGSDAWKAYMRRATNTINYSRALPLAQGVSFEIE, from the coding sequence ATGACCATGGCAGCAAGAGCAGTTGATGTAGCAGAGCAAGCCGTTGCGCTTCTCGATAAGATCGGCGTCGACAAGGCGCTTTATACCGGCGGAGAAATGGCTTCCTACAGCCCGGTCACGGGTGAGCAGCTCGCGGCACTGAAGCCCGACACGCAGGAAGCGGCGAGCGCGAAGATTGACAAGGCTGCCCGCGCATTCGAGACGTGGCGCCTCGTTCCCGCACCGAAGCGCGGTGAGCTTGTCCGCCTGCTGGGCGAGGAACTGCGCGCTGTCAAAACGGAGCTCGGCCGACTGGTCTCGATCGAAGCCGGGAAGATCCCGTCCGAGGGCCTCGGTGAAGTGCAGGAAATGATCGACATCTGCGATTTCGCCGTCGGTCTTTCCCGCCAGCTCTACGGCTTGACCATCGCAACCGAACGGCCGGGACATCGGATGATGGAAACTTGGCATCCGCTCGGCGTCGTCGGTGTCATCTCCGCCTTCAACTTCCCGGTCGCTGTCTGGGCCTGGAACGCTGCGCTTGCGCTGGTTTGTGGCAACGCCGTCGTTTGGAAGCCTTCCGAAAAGACCCCGCTTACGGCACTTGCCTCGCAGGCCATCCTGCAGCGCGCGATTGCGCGGTTCGGCGATGCGCCGAATGGCCTGAGCGAAGTGCTGATTGGCGATCGCGCCGTCGGCGCGGTCCTTGTCGATCATCCAAAGGTGCCGGTTGTTTCGGCGACGGGCTCAACGCGCATGGGCCGGGACGTTGGTCCTCGCCTGGCACGCCGCTTTGCACGTGCGATCCTGGAACTCGGCGGCAACAATGCCGGCATTGTCTGCCCATCGGCCGATCTCGACATGGCGTTGCGCGCCATCGCTTTCGGAGCAATGGGCACGGCCGGCCAGCGTTGCACGACGCTTCGCCGTCTCTTCGTTCACGAGAGCGTCTATGATCAACTCGTGCCGCGACTGAAGAAAGCCTATGCCAATGTCTCTGTCGGCAATCCGCTTGAAAGCACGGCACTGGTCGGCCCGCTGATCGACAAGCTCGCCTTCGACAACATGCAGAAGGCGCTTGGCGAGGCGAAAGCCCATGGCGGCGTGGTCAGCGGCGGCGAGCGCGTCGCGTTGCCGTATGATAAGGCTTACTACGCCAAACCGGCCCTCGTGGAATTGCCATCACAGATCGGTCCGGTGCTGGAGGAAACCTTCGCGCCGATCCTCTACGTCATGAAATACAACGACTTCGATCAGGTCCTCGAAGACCACAATGCGGTCGGCGCCGGTCTCTCTTCGTCGATCTTCACGCTGGATCTACGGGAGGCTGAACGCTTCCTGTCGGCCGATGGATCCGATTGCGGTATTGCGAACGTCAACATCGGAACCTCGGGCGCCGAGATCGGTGGCGCATTTGGCGGCGAGAAGGAAACGGGTGGCGGCCGCGAGTCGGGCTCCGATGCATGGAAAGCCTATATGCGCCGGGCCACCAACACGATCAACTACTCCAGAGCTCTGCCGCTTGCGCAGGGCGTCTCCTTCGAAATCGAGTAG
- a CDS encoding pyridoxal phosphate-dependent aminotransferase — MTIEVKIEEAGFRPASRISVIGVSEILQIGARAAVMKREGRPVIILGAGEPDFETPDHVKQAAWDAMQRGDTKYTALDGTPALKEAIRTKFQRENDLSFEVGEITVATGAKQILFNAMMATVDPGDEVIIPTPYWTSYSDIVQICDGKPVLVACDADSGFRLTAEKLEAAITPRTRWLLLNSPSNPSGAAYSADDYRPLLDVLLRHPHVWLMVDDMYEHIVYDDFRFFTPLQLEPRLRERTLTINGVSKAYAMTGWRIGYAGGPKALIKAMSVVQSQATSCPSSISQAAAVAALDGPQDFLAERTESFRRRRDLVVSGLNAIDGLDCRVPEGAFYTFSGCGGILGRTMPGGRKIATDSEFCAYLLEEANVAVVPGSAFGLSPFFRISYASAEADLKEALERIATACRRLA; from the coding sequence ATGACCATCGAGGTGAAAATCGAGGAGGCGGGCTTCAGGCCCGCCTCAAGGATATCCGTGATCGGAGTCTCCGAAATCCTGCAGATCGGCGCGCGCGCCGCGGTCATGAAGCGGGAAGGCAGACCGGTCATTATCCTTGGCGCCGGCGAACCCGATTTCGAAACGCCCGATCATGTCAAGCAGGCTGCCTGGGACGCGATGCAGCGCGGCGATACCAAATATACGGCCCTCGACGGCACGCCGGCGTTGAAGGAAGCGATCCGCACCAAGTTTCAGCGCGAGAACGATCTTTCCTTCGAAGTTGGCGAGATAACCGTCGCCACCGGCGCCAAGCAGATCCTCTTCAACGCCATGATGGCGACGGTCGATCCCGGCGACGAGGTGATCATCCCCACTCCCTACTGGACGTCCTATTCCGATATCGTTCAGATCTGCGACGGCAAGCCTGTCCTCGTTGCCTGCGATGCAGACAGCGGGTTTCGCCTGACCGCCGAAAAGCTCGAAGCGGCGATCACGCCGCGGACGCGTTGGCTGTTGCTGAACTCACCGTCCAATCCGTCCGGTGCCGCTTATAGCGCCGATGACTACCGGCCGTTGCTGGACGTGTTGCTCAGGCATCCGCATGTCTGGCTGATGGTCGACGACATGTACGAGCACATCGTCTACGACGATTTCCGGTTCTTCACGCCATTGCAGTTGGAGCCGCGCCTGCGCGAGCGCACGCTGACGATCAACGGCGTCTCAAAGGCCTACGCAATGACCGGCTGGCGTATCGGCTATGCCGGTGGGCCGAAGGCGCTCATTAAAGCGATGTCCGTGGTACAGAGCCAGGCGACGTCCTGCCCGTCCTCGATCAGCCAGGCCGCAGCTGTTGCCGCGCTCGACGGACCGCAGGATTTTCTTGCCGAGCGAACGGAGAGCTTCAGGCGGCGGCGCGATCTCGTCGTTTCCGGTCTCAACGCAATTGACGGCCTCGATTGCCGCGTTCCCGAAGGCGCCTTTTATACCTTCTCCGGATGTGGCGGCATTCTCGGCCGGACGATGCCGGGCGGTCGCAAGATCGCAACGGACAGCGAGTTTTGCGCCTACCTCCTCGAGGAGGCGAATGTCGCGGTCGTCCCGGGTTCGGCCTTCGGCCTTTCGCCGTTCTTCAGGATCTCTTATGCCTCAGCAGAGGCGGATCTCAAGGAAGCCCTGGAGCGTATCGCGACCGCTTGCCGGCGGCTCGCGTAA
- a CDS encoding saccharopine dehydrogenase family protein: MKNIVVIGAGKIGSTIARLLIHSGDYHVTLADRSRQQLDHMEANPALNLAEVDIADHAALVRLLSGKFAVLSAAPFHLTIAIAEAAADAGVHYLDLTEDVESTRRVKAIAASASTAFIPQCGLAPGFISIVANDLASRFDKLDSVRMRVGALPQYPSNALNYNLTWSTDGVINEYIEPCEAIVDGQLIEVPALEEREEFSLDGVTYEAFNTSGGLGTLCETLKDKVRTLNYRTIRYPGHAAIMKALLSDLGLRHRRDVLKDILEHALPSTMQDVVIIFVTVSGWKNGRLVQETYANKVYSAVVAGRMMSAIQITTASSICAVLDMLAKDELPTKGFVRQEDIGLDMFLDSRFGHYYAQKAYGEKIAG, encoded by the coding sequence ATGAAAAACATCGTCGTCATCGGCGCCGGCAAGATCGGCTCGACAATCGCCCGTCTTCTCATCCATTCCGGCGACTATCATGTCACGCTTGCCGACCGCAGCAGGCAGCAGCTGGACCACATGGAGGCCAACCCGGCGCTTAACCTGGCGGAGGTCGACATCGCCGACCACGCAGCCCTCGTCAGACTTCTCTCCGGCAAGTTCGCCGTCCTGAGTGCCGCGCCGTTCCACCTGACCATTGCAATTGCCGAGGCAGCCGCAGACGCCGGCGTGCATTACCTCGATCTGACCGAGGACGTCGAATCCACCCGCAGGGTGAAAGCGATCGCCGCCAGCGCATCCACCGCGTTCATTCCGCAGTGTGGCCTCGCGCCAGGCTTCATCTCGATCGTTGCCAATGATCTAGCAAGCCGCTTCGACAAGCTCGACAGCGTCCGCATGCGCGTTGGTGCTCTGCCGCAGTATCCATCGAATGCCTTGAACTACAATCTGACCTGGAGCACGGACGGCGTCATCAACGAGTACATCGAGCCTTGCGAGGCGATCGTCGATGGACAGCTGATCGAGGTACCGGCCCTGGAAGAACGTGAAGAGTTCTCCCTTGATGGCGTGACTTATGAGGCCTTCAACACCTCCGGCGGCCTTGGCACGCTGTGCGAAACGCTGAAGGACAAGGTCCGGACCTTGAACTACCGCACCATCCGCTACCCCGGTCATGCCGCCATCATGAAAGCGCTGCTAAGCGATCTCGGCCTGCGCCACCGCCGCGACGTCCTCAAGGATATCCTGGAGCACGCATTGCCTTCGACGATGCAGGATGTCGTGATCATCTTCGTCACCGTGTCCGGCTGGAAGAACGGCCGCCTTGTGCAGGAGACCTACGCCAACAAGGTCTACAGCGCCGTCGTCGCCGGCCGCATGATGAGCGCCATCCAGATCACAACAGCATCGAGCATCTGCGCCGTGCTTGACATGCTGGCCAAGGACGAGCTGCCGACGAAGGGCTTCGTCCGGCAGGAAGACATCGGTCTCGACATGTTCCTCGACAGCCGCTTCGGCCATTACTATGCCCAGAAGGCTTACGGTGAAAAGATCGCCGGCTGA
- a CDS encoding Lrp/AsnC family transcriptional regulator codes for MTMSDKDRQLLSILSENARLSTAMLARRLGLSRTTVQAKIERLERDGVIAGYGVRLSDDFESGQIKAHVLITLAAKALGRVTQELQAIADVRSVYSVSGSFDMIAIVASASISELDMVIDKIGDIDGVEKTLSSIILSTRINR; via the coding sequence ATGACGATGAGCGACAAGGATCGGCAGCTTCTGTCGATTCTCAGCGAAAACGCCCGCCTGTCGACCGCCATGCTGGCGCGCAGGCTCGGCCTGTCGCGCACCACGGTCCAAGCCAAGATCGAGCGGCTTGAGCGGGACGGCGTCATTGCCGGTTATGGCGTGCGGCTTTCTGATGACTTCGAGAGCGGCCAGATAAAGGCGCACGTGCTAATTACCTTGGCGGCCAAGGCGCTCGGACGCGTCACGCAGGAGCTACAGGCGATTGCCGATGTCCGCTCGGTCTATTCGGTGAGCGGCAGTTTCGACATGATTGCAATCGTTGCGTCGGCATCGATCAGCGAACTCGACATGGTTATCGACAAGATTGGCGATATCGATGGCGTCGAGAAGACGCTCTCATCAATCATTCTGTCGACGCGCATCAACCGCTAG
- a CDS encoding beta-ketoacyl-ACP synthase III has translation MGVGSARIAGFGHGVPGRCVENAEIEQSLGLETGWIERRTGIRTRYWAEDGDTLSGLAVKAGAMALDNAGTDRSEIGLMLLATSTPDHLLPPSAPLVAHKLGLVNSGAIDLAGACSGFLYALTLADGFVRTQGKAVLVVAANILSRRINPAERASSVLFADAAGAVVLTPASDPATGILGTDLCSEGSGYELISITAGGSNKPFSPERAAEEYLMTMRDGREVFSRAVDMMSSASKRALDRAAIETGAITRFVPHQANVRIFQAVAANLGIEPERTVCSLDQFGNSSAATIPLSLSLDAAARPLQDGETLLLAAAGAGLTGAAVVYRA, from the coding sequence ATGGGCGTCGGCTCCGCGCGCATCGCAGGTTTTGGCCACGGCGTTCCGGGTCGCTGCGTCGAAAACGCCGAGATCGAACAATCCCTCGGGCTCGAGACCGGCTGGATCGAACGTCGCACCGGCATTCGTACCCGCTACTGGGCAGAAGACGGCGACACGCTTAGCGGCCTTGCCGTCAAAGCAGGGGCCATGGCCCTCGATAACGCCGGAACCGATCGATCTGAGATCGGCCTGATGCTCCTGGCAACCTCGACACCGGATCACCTGCTGCCGCCGTCGGCACCGCTTGTTGCCCACAAACTCGGACTTGTAAATTCGGGCGCGATCGACCTGGCCGGCGCCTGCTCGGGATTTCTCTACGCGTTGACGCTCGCGGACGGTTTCGTGCGCACGCAGGGCAAGGCCGTTCTTGTCGTCGCCGCCAATATCCTCAGCCGTCGCATCAACCCGGCTGAACGAGCCAGTAGCGTTCTGTTTGCAGATGCAGCAGGCGCGGTCGTTTTGACGCCGGCAAGCGATCCGGCCACCGGCATCCTCGGCACCGATCTATGCTCCGAAGGCAGCGGCTATGAGCTGATCTCGATTACCGCAGGCGGCAGTAACAAACCCTTTTCACCAGAGCGTGCCGCTGAGGAATATCTGATGACGATGCGGGACGGACGCGAGGTGTTTTCGCGGGCGGTTGACATGATGAGTAGCGCCTCGAAAAGGGCGCTCGACAGGGCCGCCATAGAGACCGGAGCGATCACCCGATTCGTGCCACACCAGGCCAATGTCCGGATATTCCAGGCGGTCGCAGCCAACCTTGGGATCGAACCCGAACGGACCGTCTGCTCGCTCGACCAGTTCGGAAATTCTTCGGCGGCGACAATCCCGCTCTCCTTGTCGCTCGACGCAGCCGCCCGACCCCTGCAGGACGGTGAAACCCTGCTTCTGGCCGCAGCAGGCGCAGGTCTCACCGGTGCGGCGGTCGTCTATCGTGCCTAG
- a CDS encoding adenosylmethionine--8-amino-7-oxononanoate transaminase has product MTRSPIWHPFTQHALEPTMKKVVATDGAYLVDEAGNRILDAISSWWVITHGHRHPTIMEAIRQATEVYDQIIFAEYTHAPAEDLARGLIKVSPAGLQHVFYSDSGSTAVEVALKMALGFFHNTGRRRDRIVVMEHGYHGDTIGTMSVGERGVFNAAYEPLLFGVDSLPFPEPGLEQITLDAFEVACCSGRVAALLIEPLVLGAGGMKMFTPSVLGELKKIAQRHGVLLIADEVMTGWGRTGTLFACDRAGVLPDILCTSKGLTGGAMPLAATLCTSEIFEAHLSTDRRKTFFHSSSYTANPIACAAAVANLKIWTGEPVQARIDRLVALQGQALQRFVGNPRFRNVRQSGTIAALDLAVPSDGYLADIGPRLRAFFRERNLLIRPLGNVIYLMPPYCVSEAEIDRLYDAIDEAASVLIGTAA; this is encoded by the coding sequence ATGACGCGTTCCCCCATATGGCATCCGTTCACGCAGCACGCTCTTGAGCCTACGATGAAGAAGGTTGTTGCCACCGACGGCGCGTATCTGGTCGACGAAGCCGGCAATCGCATTCTCGATGCGATTTCGTCCTGGTGGGTGATCACCCATGGCCACCGGCACCCGACGATCATGGAGGCGATCCGCCAGGCGACTGAGGTCTACGACCAGATCATCTTTGCCGAATACACCCACGCCCCGGCCGAGGATCTTGCCCGTGGTCTTATCAAGGTAAGCCCGGCTGGGCTGCAGCACGTCTTCTATTCCGACAGTGGCTCGACGGCAGTCGAAGTCGCCCTGAAGATGGCGCTCGGCTTCTTCCACAATACCGGTCGACGCCGCGACCGGATCGTTGTGATGGAGCATGGCTATCATGGCGACACGATCGGAACCATGTCCGTCGGTGAAAGGGGCGTCTTCAACGCTGCCTATGAGCCCTTGCTGTTTGGTGTCGATTCACTTCCATTTCCGGAGCCAGGCCTGGAGCAAATTACGCTTGATGCTTTCGAGGTAGCGTGCTGCTCGGGCAGGGTCGCGGCCCTTTTGATCGAGCCGCTGGTGCTTGGCGCCGGTGGCATGAAGATGTTTACCCCTTCCGTGCTTGGCGAACTCAAGAAAATTGCCCAACGCCACGGGGTGCTCCTCATCGCCGATGAAGTGATGACGGGCTGGGGCAGGACCGGTACCCTGTTTGCGTGCGATCGGGCGGGCGTTCTTCCCGACATCTTGTGTACCTCGAAGGGCCTGACCGGGGGCGCCATGCCGCTTGCGGCGACGCTTTGCACAAGTGAGATCTTTGAAGCGCATCTTTCGACCGATCGCCGGAAGACCTTCTTCCATTCAAGTTCCTACACTGCCAATCCGATTGCCTGCGCGGCAGCAGTTGCCAACCTGAAGATCTGGACGGGCGAGCCGGTCCAGGCGCGCATCGATCGCCTCGTTGCATTGCAAGGGCAGGCGCTGCAACGCTTTGTCGGGAATCCACGATTCAGGAACGTCCGGCAATCTGGAACCATTGCCGCGCTGGACCTCGCCGTTCCCTCGGATGGATATTTAGCCGACATAGGACCGCGGCTGCGCGCCTTCTTCCGCGAGCGTAACCTTCTCATCCGTCCTCTGGGAAACGTCATCTACCTCATGCCGCCATACTGCGTGTCGGAAGCCGAGATCGACCGCCTCTATGATGCGATCGACGAGGCAGCAAGCGTCCTGATTGGAACCGCAGCATGA